The Excalfactoria chinensis isolate bCotChi1 chromosome 28, bCotChi1.hap2, whole genome shotgun sequence genome includes a window with the following:
- the RACGAP1 gene encoding rac GTPase-activating protein 1, whose amino-acid sequence MDTTMRNLWNLCDQLIRQAEVLSEGNEYQFIQLAKNFEDFRRMWQKTEQELGRYKDLLMKSEAERSALDVKLKHARNQVDVEIKRRQKAEADCERLERQVQLIRELLMCDASGSIQLSEEQKSALAFLNKPQVSVGGSGNKRLSTIDESGSILSDISFDKTDDSLDWDSSAVKAVRLKRREKRRSSRQHAEGPPAPEKKIRSIGSTADQGNESIVAKTTLMVPSDGGPIEAISTIQTVPYSLRSQRKSGPLQPWSSETSLGFKQVESKSESNGSVTPQSNGGVRLHDFVSKTVIKPESCVPCGKRVKFGKISLKCRDCHVVSHPECRDRCPLPCIPTLTGPPVKIGEGTLMDFVPSAPPMIPSIIVHCVNEIEQRGLNEKGLYRISGCDKTVRELKEKFLRSKNIPSLSNVDDIHAICGLLKDFLRNLKEPLLTFRLNKTFMEAAEILDEDNSIAAMYQAVGELPRANRDTLAFLMVHLQRVAQSPDTKMDVSNLAKVFGPTIVAHAVPDPDPMTLLQDTKRQPKVVERLLLMPMEYWSQLMMLEQENIDPAHVIENTNAYSTPQTPDVKECIFEPLATPERQMYRRLSSSSLCQRVLSSFSMTPKSASKCKSATQLRRQGRFFASPVLK is encoded by the exons ATGGATACCACGATGAGGAACCTGTGGAATTTGTGTGACCAACTCATACGTCAGGCTGAAGTTTTAAGTGAGGGGAATGAATACC AATTTATTCAGTTGGCGAAGAACTTTGAAGACTTTCGAAGAATGTGGCAGAAAACTGAGCAGGAACTTGGAAGGTACAAAGACCTTCTGATGAAAAGTGAAGCTGAGCGTAGTGCTTTGGACGTGAAGCTGAAGCATGCTCGTAATCAAGTGGATGTAGAGATCAAACGCAGGCAAAAAGCTGAAGCAGACTGTGAGAGGCTG GAGAGGCAAGTACAACTGATTCGAGAGCTGCTCATGTGTGATGCATCTGGGAGCATTCAGCTAAGTGAAGAACAGAAGTCTGCCCTTGCCTTCCTTAACAAACCACAGGTTTCCGTAGGAGGTTCAGGCAACAAGAG ATTGTCTACAATAGATGAATCTGGCTCAATTCTGTCAGACATCAGCTTTGACAAGACTGATGATTCACTG GACTGGGATTCCTCTGCAGTGAAAGCTGTCAGActgaagaggagagagaagagg CGCTCTTCCAGGCAGCATGCTGAAGGCCCACCAGCTCctgagaagaaaatcagatcAATTGGCTCCACAGCAGACCAG GGGAACGAATCCATAGTGGCAAAGACAACTCTCATGGTTCCCAGTGATGGCGGTCCTATTGAAGCCATCTCTACCATCCAGACTGTGCCCTACAGCCTGAGAAGCCAGAGGAAGAGTG gTCCTTTGCAGCCTTGGAGCAGTGAGACAAGCTTAGGCTTTAAGCAGGTGGAATCCAAATCAGAGAGCAATGGTTCTGTCACCCCACAGAGCAATGGGGGAGTGAGGCTGCATGACTTCGTATCAAAGACG GTTATCAAACCAGAGTCGTGTGTTCCTTGTGGAAAAAGAGTGAAATTTGGAAAAATCTCTCTGAAGTGCAGAGACTGCCACGTGGTCAGTCATCCAGAGTGTCGGGATCGCTGTCCTCTTCCCTGCATCCCCACCTTGACAGGCCCTCCTGTCAAAATTGGGGAG GGTACACTAATGGACTTTGTCCCTTCTGCTCCTCCAATGATTCCTTCCATCATAGTGCACTGTGTTAACGAGATTGAGCAGAGAggcctgaatgag AAGGGCCTTTACCGGATATCTGGCTGCGACAAGACAGTGAGAGAACTGAAAGAGAAGTTTCTCAGATCAAAAAATATTCCCTCGCTCAGTAACGTGGATGATATCCACGCCATCTGTGGTCTCTTGAAAGACTTTCTACGCAACCTGAAAGAGCCCCTTCTCACTTTCCGCTTAAACAAGACTTTTATGGAAGCTGCAG AAATCTTAGATGAGGACAACAGCATAGCTGCTATGTACCAAGCAGTTGGGGAACTTCCTCGGGCTAATAGGGACACCCTGGCTTTTCTCATGGTTCATCTGCAGAG agtGGCTCAGAGCCCTGACACCAAAATGGATGTTAGCAACTTAGCCAAAGTCTTTGGCCCTACGATAGTTGCTCACGCAGTGCCCGATCCTGACCCGATGACTCTCCTGCAGGACACAAAGCGGCAACCCAAG GTAGTGGAGCGGCTTCTATTGATGCCTATGGAGTACTGGAGCCAGCTGATGATGTTGGAGCAAGAAAACATTGACCCAGCACATGTAATTGAGAACACCAATGCCTACTCCACTCCACAGACACCAGATGTTAAAG aGTGCATATTTGAACCCCTCGCTACCCCAGAGAGGCAGATGTACAGGAGGCTGTCTTCCAGCTCCCTGTGCCAAAGGGTCCTCTCTTCCTTCAGCATGACCCCCAA ATCTGCAAGCAAATGCAAGTCAGCAACCCAGCTGAGGCGTCAAGGCAGATTCTTTGCCTCTCCTGTGCTGAAATGA